A portion of the Acidimicrobiia bacterium genome contains these proteins:
- a CDS encoding purine-nucleoside phosphorylase, with translation MTPVQDPWTQVSAAAAAIRQRTGIERHEVLVVLGSGWTAAAERLGEPVVEVAVEELPGFASSGTAGHRGVLRSVTTTGGRPILVLLGRVHAYEGHDLPTVVHAVRAAVRVGCGTVVLTNAAGGLRAGMAVGQPVLIADHLNLTGASPLSGPAPPAALGLGRFVDLTDAYSPRLRAIAHSVDPTLVEAVYAGLPGPHYETPAEIRMLQILGADLVGMSTVHEVIAARQVGAEVLGLSLVTNLAAGLGEGDLDHADVVAASAASAGAMGDLVAAIVARL, from the coding sequence GTGACACCGGTCCAGGACCCCTGGACGCAGGTCAGCGCGGCGGCGGCTGCCATCCGGCAGCGCACCGGGATCGAGCGGCACGAGGTGCTGGTGGTCCTCGGATCGGGATGGACAGCGGCTGCGGAGCGCCTCGGGGAGCCCGTGGTGGAAGTAGCGGTGGAGGAGTTACCGGGCTTTGCCTCGAGTGGTACTGCCGGGCACCGCGGGGTGTTGCGTTCGGTGACGACCACGGGGGGTCGACCCATCCTGGTGTTACTCGGACGGGTACACGCCTATGAGGGCCACGACCTTCCCACCGTGGTGCACGCCGTGCGAGCGGCGGTGCGGGTGGGTTGCGGCACCGTGGTGCTCACCAACGCAGCCGGTGGTCTACGGGCAGGCATGGCGGTGGGTCAGCCGGTTCTCATCGCCGATCATCTCAATCTCACCGGCGCTTCGCCGCTCAGTGGACCGGCCCCGCCCGCCGCATTGGGCCTGGGTCGCTTTGTTGATCTCACCGATGCCTACTCGCCTCGCCTGCGGGCCATCGCCCACTCAGTGGACCCCACCTTGGTTGAGGCGGTCTACGCCGGCCTGCCCGGTCCGCATTACGAGACACCCGCTGAGATCCGCATGCTGCAGATCCTCGGGGCCGACCTCGTGGGCATGTCGACGGTGCACGAAGTGATCGCTGCCCGGCAGGTGGGGGCCGAAGTGCTGGGGCTGTCGCTGGTGACGAACCTGGCCGCGGGCTTAGGCGAGGGCGACCTGGACCATGCCGATGTGGTGGCGGCCAGCGCAGCCTCGGCTGGCGCGATGGGCGATCTGGTGGCGGCCATCGTGGCCCGGCTGTGA
- a CDS encoding murein L,D-transpeptidase, with amino-acid sequence MSDRSEDRRSSKHIVVAMATVMAVAITVVVGTGWLGRDASPAPVAAPPTTIPPTTATTTTVAPTEVPATTALASPNGEIATYSAANGPALATVGFWYGYPMTMPIVEEQGDWLRIMLPDRPNMSTAWVRAADVTRSVSNFRIVVRLSETRLIAYQDGYEIFSAPVGIGKDSTPTAPGNFFVAVVTAPGPAGYGPVVLDTSGHSEAIRSWQGSGDAVTSIHGSVSASSAAKIGTTGTKISNGCIRMLEADQRKLAVIPLGTPVDIIL; translated from the coding sequence GTGAGTGATCGAAGCGAAGACCGCCGGAGCTCGAAGCACATCGTGGTGGCGATGGCGACGGTCATGGCGGTCGCGATCACGGTGGTCGTCGGAACCGGATGGCTGGGACGCGATGCCTCGCCCGCTCCGGTGGCGGCCCCTCCCACCACCATTCCGCCTACTACTGCTACTACCACCACCGTCGCGCCCACCGAGGTGCCCGCCACCACAGCGTTGGCCAGCCCGAACGGCGAGATCGCTACCTACAGCGCCGCCAACGGTCCGGCGCTGGCGACAGTGGGATTCTGGTATGGCTACCCGATGACCATGCCCATCGTGGAGGAGCAGGGCGACTGGCTTCGCATCATGTTGCCCGACCGACCCAACATGTCCACGGCCTGGGTGCGGGCGGCGGATGTAACGAGATCGGTGTCGAACTTCCGCATCGTGGTGCGTCTGTCGGAGACGCGGCTCATCGCCTATCAGGACGGGTACGAGATCTTCTCGGCACCGGTCGGGATCGGTAAAGATTCCACGCCGACCGCTCCCGGGAACTTCTTTGTGGCCGTGGTCACCGCCCCTGGTCCCGCTGGCTACGGGCCGGTCGTGTTGGACACCAGTGGCCACTCGGAGGCCATTAGGAGCTGGCAGGGCAGCGGCGACGCCGTCACTTCCATTCATGGTTCGGTCTCGGCGTCGTCGGCCGCGAAGATCGGGACGACTGGCACGAAAATCTCCAACGGGTGCATTCGGATGTTGGAGGCCGATCAACGCAAACTAGCGGTGATCCCCCTGGGCACTCCGGTCGACATCATCCTCTGA
- a CDS encoding phospho-sugar mutase → MTTVASTEEVVRAQARSWREADPDPVTRAEVDALLAADDLAGLHERFDQRLRFGTAGLRGALGVGPNRMNRVLVRQATAAVAHWLRHGGFTGPVVVGRDARHGSAEFARDTAAVLAGAGFAVLVLPRPMPTPVLAFAVRHLEASAGIMLTASHNPATDNGYKLYRADGGQILPPADGAIEALMDALPLAAGQVMSRDGITEVGEELLDAYVAGAVALLRGEARAVTTVYTALHGVGAETMRRVWAAAGFPAAREVTQQVEPDPNFPTVAFPNPEEPGALDLAVALALEVGPDLILATDPDADRLAVAVPDPQAPQGWRALTGDDVGILLADHLLRRGDVRPGDVVATTVVSSRMLAALAAAAGVTYREALTGFKWVVHTPREGERFVFGYEEALGYCVDSLVRDKDGVTAALVVSELAAELKASGQSLLDRLDEVFSTHGVHVTGQRSIRVEGTDGSRRVQAVMAALRAAPPTALAGRTRVTMEDLAAVPLRFPVRSDVLVWMFDGVRAVVRPSGTEPKLKCYAEAIVAVDTASGVAAARDEAGFAVREMLDAIVALLRARGL, encoded by the coding sequence GTGACGACGGTCGCCTCCACCGAGGAGGTCGTGCGCGCCCAGGCCCGGTCCTGGCGGGAGGCTGATCCCGACCCGGTCACCCGGGCCGAGGTGGATGCCCTGCTCGCCGCCGACGATCTGGCCGGGCTTCACGAACGCTTCGACCAGCGCCTGCGCTTCGGAACCGCCGGTCTGCGCGGGGCGTTGGGGGTCGGACCAAACCGTATGAATCGGGTACTGGTGCGCCAGGCCACCGCCGCTGTGGCGCACTGGTTGCGCCACGGGGGGTTCACCGGGCCAGTGGTGGTGGGGCGCGACGCCCGCCACGGCAGCGCCGAGTTCGCTCGGGATACCGCCGCCGTGCTGGCGGGCGCCGGGTTCGCGGTGCTCGTGTTGCCCCGGCCGATGCCCACTCCCGTCCTGGCGTTTGCGGTGCGGCACCTAGAGGCGAGCGCCGGAATCATGCTGACCGCCAGCCACAATCCGGCGACGGACAACGGGTACAAGTTGTACCGGGCCGATGGAGGGCAGATCCTGCCGCCGGCCGATGGGGCTATCGAGGCGCTCATGGATGCTCTCCCCCTGGCGGCCGGTCAGGTGATGTCCCGCGATGGGATCACCGAGGTGGGGGAGGAACTGCTCGACGCCTATGTGGCGGGGGCGGTGGCGCTGTTAAGAGGCGAGGCCCGGGCGGTTACCACCGTGTACACGGCGTTGCATGGCGTGGGGGCGGAGACGATGCGGCGGGTCTGGGCGGCGGCGGGCTTCCCGGCGGCGCGCGAGGTCACCCAGCAGGTGGAGCCCGATCCGAACTTTCCCACGGTGGCGTTCCCGAATCCCGAGGAGCCCGGTGCCCTGGATTTGGCGGTGGCACTGGCCTTGGAGGTGGGGCCCGACCTCATCCTCGCCACCGACCCCGACGCCGACCGCTTGGCCGTGGCCGTACCCGATCCGCAAGCGCCCCAGGGCTGGCGGGCGCTCACCGGCGACGACGTGGGCATCTTGCTGGCCGACCACCTCCTCCGACGCGGCGACGTCCGCCCGGGCGATGTGGTGGCCACCACGGTGGTGTCGTCACGGATGCTCGCCGCCCTGGCCGCCGCCGCCGGGGTGACCTACCGCGAGGCGCTCACGGGCTTCAAGTGGGTGGTCCACACACCGCGGGAGGGGGAGCGCTTTGTCTTCGGCTACGAGGAGGCCCTGGGCTATTGCGTGGATTCCCTGGTGCGAGACAAAGACGGAGTAACCGCCGCGCTGGTGGTGAGCGAGTTGGCGGCCGAACTCAAAGCGTCGGGACAATCGCTGCTGGACCGCCTCGATGAGGTGTTCAGTACCCATGGTGTTCATGTCACCGGCCAGCGGTCGATCCGAGTGGAGGGGACTGACGGGTCGAGGCGCGTCCAGGCCGTCATGGCCGCGCTGCGGGCTGCCCCGCCGACGGCGCTGGCCGGGCGGACCAGGGTGACCATGGAAGACCTTGCCGCCGTGCCGCTGCGGTTCCCGGTGCGCTCTGATGTGTTGGTGTGGATGTTCGACGGCGTGCGGGCGGTGGTGCGCCCGAGCGGCACCGAGCCGAAACTCAAGTGCTACGCCGAGGCCATCGTGGCGGTGGACACAGCGAGCGGGGTGGCCGCCGCTCGAGACGAGGCGGGGTTCGCGGTGCGAGAGATGCTCGACGCAATCGTGGCCCTGCTGCGGGCTCGGGGCCTGTGA
- a CDS encoding glyoxalase, with translation MGVTIDEILVGDPPAAWKAAGFSVDDDGTCRIGTVRVRLVGRDGGQRILGWSLRDAPAARLADGSLDGIPTTASVAPPAAGATHPNGTTHLDHIVLLSPDLARTTAALASIGVEPRGERETDSYGAPMRQVFFRFGEVILELVGQPDATGEGDPGFFGLAVTVTDLAALAHQLGDHLGSSKDAVQDGRQIATLRHRDLGMSVPIALMSPEPPPV, from the coding sequence ATGGGAGTAACGATCGACGAGATTCTGGTGGGCGATCCGCCCGCCGCCTGGAAAGCGGCCGGATTCAGCGTGGACGACGACGGCACCTGCCGTATCGGCACGGTGCGGGTGCGACTCGTGGGCCGAGACGGCGGCCAACGGATCCTCGGATGGTCCTTGCGCGATGCCCCCGCCGCTCGCCTGGCCGACGGCTCCCTCGACGGGATCCCTACCACCGCATCAGTCGCCCCGCCCGCCGCGGGGGCCACCCACCCCAACGGCACCACCCACCTTGATCACATCGTGCTGCTCTCCCCCGACCTCGCCCGGACCACCGCGGCCCTGGCCTCCATCGGGGTAGAACCCCGCGGTGAACGGGAAACCGACAGTTACGGCGCCCCGATGCGTCAGGTGTTTTTTCGCTTCGGCGAAGTGATCCTCGAACTGGTGGGCCAACCCGACGCCACGGGCGAGGGTGACCCCGGATTCTTCGGTCTCGCCGTCACCGTGACCGACCTCGCCGCGCTGGCCCACCAACTCGGCGACCACCTCGGCTCCAGCAAAGACGCCGTACAAGATGGTCGCCAGATCGCCACGCTGCGCCACCGAGACCTAGGCATGTCGGTGCCGATCGCGTTGATGAGCCCCGAGCCCCCGCCCGTCTGA
- a CDS encoding adenosine kinase has product MTLIDTERAESLYAAMGQGIEVSGGSAANTIAGIAAFGGRAAYIGRVGDDELGAVFARDLRATGASYTCPPAPDGPPTGRCLVIVSPDAERTMNTYLGSSELFGPDDLDEDLIAAGKVVYLEGYLFDRPAAQEAFWMASRIAHDAGRQVSLTLSDTFCVQRHQDAWRSLLADQIDLLFANEGEVMALYGVTTVGEAIERVMNDVEIAAITRGEHGSLVVNKGEVIEVAAHPVDVVVDTTAAGDLYAAGFLFGFTSGRSLEGCGRLGSLGASAVIGHTGARPALSLAGLAADLGL; this is encoded by the coding sequence ATGACCCTCATCGACACCGAGCGGGCCGAATCGCTCTACGCCGCCATGGGTCAGGGCATCGAGGTATCGGGCGGCTCGGCGGCCAATACGATCGCCGGGATCGCCGCCTTCGGTGGGCGGGCCGCCTACATCGGCCGGGTTGGCGATGATGAACTCGGTGCGGTGTTCGCCCGCGACCTTCGCGCCACCGGGGCGAGTTACACCTGCCCGCCTGCCCCCGATGGGCCACCCACGGGGCGTTGCCTCGTCATTGTGAGCCCCGATGCCGAGCGCACCATGAACACCTACCTCGGATCGTCCGAGCTGTTTGGCCCCGACGATCTCGACGAGGATCTCATCGCCGCCGGGAAGGTCGTCTACCTCGAGGGTTACCTCTTCGATCGACCCGCCGCCCAAGAGGCCTTCTGGATGGCTAGTCGCATCGCGCACGACGCCGGACGGCAGGTGAGCCTCACCCTGTCGGACACCTTCTGTGTGCAGCGCCATCAAGACGCGTGGCGGTCCTTGCTGGCTGATCAGATAGACCTCCTCTTCGCCAACGAAGGCGAGGTCATGGCCCTCTACGGCGTGACCACCGTCGGCGAAGCGATTGAGCGCGTCATGAATGACGTGGAGATCGCCGCCATCACCCGGGGTGAACACGGTTCCCTCGTGGTGAACAAGGGCGAGGTGATCGAAGTGGCCGCCCACCCGGTGGACGTGGTGGTGGACACCACCGCCGCGGGCGACTTGTACGCCGCCGGGTTCTTGTTCGGTTTCACCAGCGGTCGATCCTTAGAGGGCTGCGGGCGGCTTGGGTCGCTGGGGGCCTCGGCGGTCATCGGTCATACCGGGGCCCGACCGGCCCTCTCCCTGGCGGGCCTGGCGGCCGATCTGGGCCTGTGA
- a CDS encoding enoyl-CoA hydratase, producing the protein MTDLVLVAVDGPVATVTLNRPEARNALNRGLRKALPTTLRELDARDDIAAIVLTGADPAFCAGLDLKELSAGGDALRETGAAGSDTRTPHGPFPRITTPVIGAINGVAITGGFELALACDYLIASDRARFADTHARMGIMPGWGLTVLLPEAVGLRRAKELSTTGNFLDAPTALAWGLVNHVVPHADLLPFAQKLAADIATIDPRPVRQMLATYDEGARLDGAGAWALEAEVAGRWQGEGLDPGALEANRQAVVARGRQQL; encoded by the coding sequence ATGACCGACCTCGTCCTGGTGGCCGTCGACGGTCCGGTAGCCACCGTCACCCTGAACCGACCCGAAGCCCGCAACGCCCTCAACCGGGGCCTCCGCAAGGCGCTGCCCACGACCCTGCGGGAACTCGATGCGCGCGACGACATCGCCGCCATCGTGCTCACCGGGGCCGACCCGGCGTTCTGCGCGGGCCTGGACCTGAAAGAACTCTCCGCCGGGGGCGACGCCTTACGCGAAACCGGGGCAGCCGGGAGCGACACCCGCACCCCCCATGGCCCCTTTCCCCGGATCACCACGCCGGTCATCGGGGCCATCAACGGCGTAGCCATCACCGGCGGGTTCGAGTTGGCCCTGGCCTGCGACTACCTGATCGCCTCAGACCGGGCCCGCTTCGCCGACACCCACGCCCGCATGGGGATCATGCCGGGATGGGGGCTCACCGTGCTGCTCCCCGAGGCCGTGGGCCTGCGCCGCGCCAAGGAACTCTCCACCACCGGGAACTTCCTCGACGCCCCCACGGCGCTGGCCTGGGGCCTGGTGAACCACGTCGTGCCTCACGCCGACCTCCTCCCCTTCGCCCAGAAATTAGCCGCCGACATCGCCACCATCGACCCCCGCCCGGTGCGCCAGATGCTGGCCACCTACGACGAGGGCGCCCGGCTCGACGGGGCCGGTGCGTGGGCGCTGGAGGCGGAGGTGGCCGGGCGCTGGCAGGGGGAGGGCCTCGATCCGGGGGCGCTCGAAGCCAATCGGCAGGCCGTGGTGGCTCGCGGTCGCCAGCAGCTCTAA